The Helianthus annuus cultivar XRQ/B chromosome 15, HanXRQr2.0-SUNRISE, whole genome shotgun sequence genomic sequence ATGGGTGTTCACGATCCGAAACAATTGAACCAGTCTTTTTTTTGAATCATTATTTTGTAccaaaaattaaaaagaaagtaTAATACATGAGAATGTACAATGCATATAACTGCTTATTCTATAATATAAATAAGGTAAACGACCAGTATTAACAATTCACCAACCCGTTAACCTGGTCTTTTAATAGGGGTGTGAATTTCCgacacgacccgaaaacacgACACAACATTTacgggtttgggtttagtcttcgggtcagtttcaggttgaacccgcgaacccgtttagctaaacggatCGGGTTCATGTCAACCCGGTCAGGTTTGCGGGTTGACTCGGTTAatccatttatattatattatatttttttataatttaaatgtaatGGTATTATATACATTTCTGTTTTTTTGTAGTAAAATTTaactttaatatattaatttgcggAAAACATTATTTgcgttgaacgggtcgtgtttggATCAGCCCACGAATATtcgggttgtgttcgggttcatatgtataaCACGATTTTTAGGTTCAGTTCAGGTTCGGGTTAAACCCCCCAACctgcgaacacgacccgtttagcacccctatcTTTTAAACTTTAAACCATGAATTGAAGCGTATAAAAACCATAATCAACCCAAACCGACCGATTTTCTCCTATCTCAACGATTAGGTCGGTTCTGGTGAAGCGCAATGATTTTTCATTctttttgtaataaaaaaattGGTCGAAAATACCTCGGCCTTGGTGTCGGTTTCTGTAAGTCTTTGCTTGATATCTGTTGCTATTGAAAAGAAAACTTGCTCCACATTTAGGTTTGTTTTTGCACTCTGTGAAAGAAAGACATTAGTTGGATACACTTTTGAAGTTAAATACTCGAGCTTTTGAAGCGCTTGACAACCCAATGCCAGCATTAGAGATGGTTTAGAAAACTCAAGGCCAAGCGCTTGGGATTCTCGAAATTATTCAATGTTGTGTACATTTAACTCAAAAGAGACCATAGAATGGGGATCCACTTCAACTCACAAGGTACGTAACTTAATTCGTTACAAAGTCTAGTTTGACCTAAACAAACCCAAAAATCCATCCATTAAGAACGGGGATCCACTTCAACTCACAAACCCAAAATCAAAAAGTCAGTACACATGAAATCATATATTCACTTTTACACTGACCATTCATGAGTATAATATTGTGCGATTATTGATAAAGATAAGGAATTATGCCAGATTTGAGAGAAATATCATCTGGAAATTATGTCACCTTCCATTGGGGCGTTGACTCGCCGGTAAGGATAGCCTCGTTTACAATAGCAGTTCCTGCGAGAATAAGCATATCTGCGGGGACAGTTTTTTCCACTCCATCTTGACCAGCAGCGCAACCGACTGACACAACATCACCAAGCAAAAGATCAGTTCCTGCTATCTTCGTCCACCTGTAATGGAAAAGGTCAAAATAGGTCAGCGATTTACGAACATGAACGCAATTCATGACGCGATTATATAACTTGGGTCATTTTAAATCAGCTATCGGTTATATAACTTGGGTCAGGTCAGTTCGGTTTTAGGTTAAAACCAAAAATTAAGACTAAACTTTCATGATCTAAAGACTCATCGTACTGGTTTCTTAGCCAATGGGCCAACGTTACATTGGATAACAACAGAAAGCACCGGCATGGTAGGCTTGTACTTGGCAATTAACCTGCATAACAATTCATGTTACATATACTTAAATCGTACATTTTGTATACCGGGGAAATTAAAAACATCTTCATAAACTTTAATTCACACACACACCTCGCACGGGTGGGCCTACTAAAAGTGTAAGTCGGTTTCTATTTTCAGACTACTAAAAGTGGTTGCTAAAATCAGGAAAAAGTTTAAGATTCGTTTTAGTTTGGTGCAGATTGCCCTAAACGGAATTGTACACTTAATCAagcaatgattttttttttttcatttctctGGTGTAATCAAAAGAATATAATCAAGCAATTAATACCTCAACGCAAATTTTACCAACAATATAGATAGTTTCAATAGGGTACAACCCCCAAATTGTCTCAGCACCTAGAAGAATTGCATCAGCTCCTGATACAAGACAAGACGTTTGTTTTATTCTATATGATATAATATTACTGATATTGTATTATTTACTATCATTATAAAATTAGATACTTGCCATCTAAAACAACATTAGCAACATCAGTAGCTTCAGCACGGGTGGGCCTCAAGTTGTCGGGAGTAACAACAGCCGGTTTCCCAGCCATATTACATTTGTACACAACTGCTTTTTGAAACAGAAATACCTgtgtacaaataaataaattggTCATAGTTCTACAGTAATTTACTTCAAATGAAGACAAAAACCAACCTTATCTGGTGGAAGGTCAATCCGTAAATTCCCTCTAGCAAGGATAATGCCATTAGCTTCCTGTAGAATTTCATCAAATTTCACAAGGCCCTGCAAGTATACCGGACACGTTACTGGGAAAACTTATAACTTATGCACTGCTTCCAAATTAATACAAAAAAGGAAACTTGTCTAATACATACATTATGTCGACATCCCTAAAAGATACCGTCATTAAATCTCACCTCTACATTTTCAATCTCTGCAAAATTTTGAGTTTAACTGAGGTCACTTAGTGTAGAAAGATATTCACAAGCCTGCAAGAGAAATGAATTGTCTATAAAAAAGAGTTGTAGTTGTAAGAAGTCTTATGAATATAAGAAAAGAAATATCTATACTTCTCGAATATCTTGCCCACTTCGGGAAGTCAACATTGTTTTTTTACTCTCCGTGTGCTGATAACCTAACATTAAACAAAAGTAGCTCGCCAATGTTGTCAAATCAAGAAAGACAAACAAACAGATCTGTTACCGCCTACTACAGATGCTGGTATTACATTCTATTTATGCAATTTCTGGGTCcataaaaaacagaaaaagaaaaactaaaaCATACGATGCACGACAACCCATTGGTTCATTTAAAACAATTATTGGTACAAGTAAACACCCATGTTAATTGATTGGTTGTAAATAACTCAATACTGAGATGGTTTAGCATCTTGCCTCCTTGTCTTTATCGTTTAGTGTAGGGTAGATCGATTAATATTCTTTTATccaaaaatattaattaattcttGAAAAAAACCGTAAAATACCATTTAAGTTTTTAACCTTAATCAGTCATATTTTAACAATAATCACAAAGCCTatcaaaacaaaaaaaagttaACAGTAAGAAGGTCTCACATTGCCAAATTATTAACTTTCGGCTGTTTATAATGACCGCCACGATCCAATCCGTCCATTTCGAACCATCAGCCAACGAAGAGGAACCCAAATTCAAACTAACATCCAATCCCTACATGGAGGCACACCGCTTAATAGAATATACAACATTACCCCTGCACTCCAAATATCGATTTCCTTCCCATATGCACTACCAGCTATATCAAGAACCCAAAAAGATATACAAAATTATCAAATGAATGGTCTTGTTTGATTTAAAGATCTATTCAAAAACACCCAAACTCTATATAAAAAATATGGAATAAACCAGTATAACTCTTCATATAAAGATAATTAAAGATCCAAACATCTGATAaattatataaaacaataaaacaCATATGTTCAAGAATAGTACCTGGTTCTTGGTAACAATGAGCTTCTTTTTGGTGTACCCCTCAAACATGTCTAATATTCATGGATAAGACATTATACTTGTGCACTTTACAACTGTAATCCAACGTATACAAAAGTATGAAAAGAACAATTTAACATAATGAAGCCCTATTATTTGGCACTTACTGTGTTTAAGCATCTTGAGAAAGGCTAGAGAAGAGACGTACACTTGCTTAGAACAAAAAGCAAAGTCGTAAAGCAAAACTCATATGGCCGGAAATTAAACGATCGAAACCAGAACTCACCTGATATCGTATGTATGGTCGCCAATTTACCAAAACTCTCCGAAAATTATACGTCAGATCTGTAAGAAACCCTAGCCACCATTGTTGGAGGCGATGGTTAGGTCCTCAACACCGTCGCACCGTCGCATCGTCTTACCAAGCTCATCCTCATactctcatgaaaccctagatcgccgagagagagagagaagagagagagaatatctgatgttgttttgtgagatgtgtgaggaATGAGAGAGAAAGCAattggtgatccgtgtgaagtcaaatggacggtccagATGTAGATCCGtgtgaaaaagtaaaaaaatggaCGGCAGATGTAGATCCGtgtaaagggtaaatggttttgtgttttcttgtgccttaacacttgtacattgtgcattaagtgttttttcaacaccttgttgaattaccatcttgtccttcatatatgtttattaaagtagtatagatatatagggttaggttcatttgtgaacaacccccGTAATAGTGAATTGTGTGAACTAATCATGACCGTTGATtctcaatacacaagtgtaaaccAATGGTTAAGATTTGGTtaagatttgatgatgaaaatacattagtgtattttacgatttaatgatgtaaatcaatggccgGGATTTGTTCGCAAAGTTTataaatacactagtgttcattCTAAAACCCCACCTAATTATATCGCGCGCAACGtttagttactgtttctagttacctTTTCGAGATTTTGgcgttttttatttttaatgaggTTTTATATAAAGATGGCACTTTTGTTCTATTTTTTCGTGTACCTTgatttttatacattttttttgagttttttataatatttgttcaaagttattttattatagtttggtagttttggGGTGTTAATGGCATGATGGCGTTTTTACAAACATTTGTCATTGTggcatttttattatatatggcgttgttattatataataatcaactgaaaaagaaaattataaaaaaatatataaacaattgatcttccaaatcttcactgtcaccagtgtctttcttcttttttgaatcatcttaactcttaactggctgtttcgactttcgtatgattcattttgttttttttttttgtttaaagtaGTTTTTTTGTCGCCGTTTGGAAGCACAAAGTGTGACATCAgcctctttttcttgaagatctgtccatctcatgcagcaaaatgttattgagttacatccctcagctaacaatccattcggcgaaacttcgcgtagaacaatattgaatatccaaggaacgatgtttgatttttttaactttttggcgttttactgagaaaaagaacgccactaaataaaagtACCTTAGATCTCTAAATTTGGTCATgctaaactcaataatgttttgctgtatgagatggacaacattgttaatccttagttaagaaagatgtctaacaatgttgtccacctcatacagctaaactttattgagaacaaaactcaataatgtttttgtatgttttggcgttataaattggatggaagttgaggataaagtcaataagattttactcaatgaaatggacaacatcctcacttaaggattttgtccattacATTGAGTGAAACCTTACcgacaaccaaactgaattttAAAGAAACGTTTTGTTTTAggggatatttgatgtttgggttttttggcgtttctaagacgaatggtatatattaaatacggcgtttggggttttgtgtgtttaatggaagggctgagatgttgtatatataggatgttTTTTGGCGGTTGtattaggcgggattttattataataaatgctagTAATAAAATCCCATCGTTTCAGTaactgtttgttcagctttatcgtttaaaacaagtttggcattttatatctaatggcggtAAGATTAGGATGGTGTGTGCTATGTAGGTTAAGGCGGTAATtaaatggcgttttattcatgagatggcgttttgtgtagagaagtcaaaagacttttttacccttaatgaagcgcgccacactaataaaagtgatgttatttacgaaaacgccaccgcgtcatctagtccataaattgttttgatctgacgatccataactgttctctccgttctcacacttttcaccgttttctctaaatcctgaccctatatatatgtatgtgtatatatatatatatatatatatatatatatatatatatatatatatagaaacggggtCAGGAGAAAACGCTTAAAAGtttgagaacggtgagaacgcttccttgcctaacacgtgtcacgccgcttagagaaaggcggaggggcttttttgtctttttatatttcttttttacTAACGCGTGTCCCTTCATCTTttcattttttggcgtttattaAATACGCgacgtttttattgtttttagatcagaattatagtaaatattttggcatTTTAagtttgttttggcgtttttattgatttttagatcaggatgcaggcttttaatgtaaaaaacatcagtaattttattgattttattatatcaagtgtTTTGCCATTTAGGATACAagcctataatgtgacaggcaattatggcgttttgaaaagataattAATTTTCAATTTCCATATAATGGCATTAATAGAACTATAATGTTTTAGGCGATAAATAATACCATCtctttattttactgttttcttttaattttcatctgtcaattagtgttgatttttccagtaatactttttttgcgtttttggcgttttatatagtaACCTCGTACTTTGCTAGcattcgttctcacagtttttGAAACTATCAGgcattttggtgtttgtagtttttggcgttttatactcaattttctttaaaatagcagagaattagatgataaacaacaaagaattacataacaaacaatagaaaatgaaaaaaaataaaaattataatctaatttctcattcaaatcttcactgtcatcagccgcttctactttaacctttttggcgttttgaacctgtttcTGAATGACTTAtctagatccttattttcctacataacgaccgtctttagaagatgcttattttttgtggcatcctttatggtgggtggatatatacttgtttgatgacatgttgaagaccaacgcctgatctaatgtattgatcccttcatgccatccatatacccatcaagaacaaagtgacatgatgtcatatcagtgtcatcagtctctttgtcttgaatatttgtccatctcattcagcaaaagattatagagatacccaactcagagaagaatccattcagttaaacttcattcagatcaatactcaatatagcagaatcgaggttctgcatctgtggctttttcaagtattttttggcgtttttaaagtgaatggtttctagggAATATGGCGTTTGTTTCTAGTTTTGTGATAAGTTGTTTGTGCAGAGAAGTCTctctttataggatgtttttggcgcgtagtttaggcgggattttatttataataaatgatattaataaagtagccgtcttttcagttTACTGTGTACTTTTACTGTTTTTTTGTTCAACTTTTCTGGTTTGGCGTTTTTGAATgggtttaagtagtttttggcgtattttttttccattttagctttttttaatcaatacttctgcaaattactttcattatagtttgggagtttgtGGCGTTTTTACTCCATTTATGGCGTTTTTCATATGCGTTATGGTTGTTTGGCGTTTAATTaagataatgtatttttttattctaagttgaaaaatacataacaaacaacagaaaaagaaaattgaaaaaataaaaataaaaacaattcatcttccaaatcttcactgtcataagtctctttcttctttgaatcatgttcgctggtggtttggcttagccatgcttgtgtttttgtggccatttggaaagacaaaatgacatgagtttttttttttaatatgtatcttcaaacaactcagtagtgtcattcgtcttttcataccattaaaatattcatcaagaacaaaatacagaaaatgacataagtctgaccccagcatctttttgtttatgatttgtccatctcatgcagcaaaatgttatttgagtcacagcaCCTCATGGAAGAATGCGTTATCCGACACtttggcgtagaacaatattttGAATATACAAAAAACGATATTTcgcattttttggcgttttactggggaaatagtgtatctgaaagaaccgtcgatcttttggaatcttttgatgtttgagtgttttggcgttttctaagatgaatggtatatagtagcaAATATGGCGTCTTTTGAgtagttgtgtttgatgttttggggattttaGCGTTTGTAagttgaatggtatatagtagaaaatatggcatTTCAGGTTCTGGGGATGTGTTTTTATGTCTTGGATGTTTTTTGTTTATGTAGCGATGTGATTTAGTCCGTATTGGAGTTTTATTCATCATTATGGCGTTTTGGTATAGAGGTgtaaagacgcttttacccttaatgaggcgcgtccacgtaataaaattgatgttatttacgaaaacaccaccgcgccaatctagtccatagattgttttaatcggacgatccataagcgttctcaccgttctcacactttctaccgttttctccacatcccgaccctatatatatatatatatatatatataggggaaggttcatttgagaagaaatttaatgtgagaagaaaaagaagaaaggacgtattagtaaaatactatttcatttataacacatatcattaatttttctctctttaattaattagtcaactaatcattaattatcctacatataatctacaaaacctacacatatcaaaattttcctacatataccctacgcattatagaattttatcctacacgatcgaaatttatcctacacacctcgaaatatatcatacacagctcgtaatttatcctacacaactagtaatttattctacattttaaattaagttgttttttttaatttggaaaaagtatatatattttgaaaaagagttacttatttaatttagttagttattaaaggggaagaatacaaattaatgatttatgtaactTTACCAATATACCTTTATATtgaaattaaatgcaaatattaaatgaagtaaaatgaagcattcttattggttgaaacttcttcttttttcttcttacaaaaaagtTCTTCTCACTTGAACCGtaagaacaaatgaaaaaaccaaaagaacttgttcaaaaaaaaaaaaaaaaaaaaaaaaaaaaaaaaaaaacctaaaccccctttcccaccccccaaaaacctaaacccccccccccctccccccccccctaagctaaaatgctaaaaactaaaccccaagaaacctaaaaaattcaaaaaaaaaaaacaaaaaacaaaaaaccacacaaaaatttttttttaaattttttacatAAATATCGCTACTTTTAATAACaaattttttttgctactaaaagtagcgattttttgatataaatattaaaaacaattgtgtgtttttaagctatttttaggtatttttgtttgtgttcacattggttctcgcggttctcgcaataaagggtgattcctaacggatccttctcctatatacatatatatagggtcaggatttagagaaaacggtggaaagtgtgagaacggagagaacacttatggatcgtcagatcaaaacaatctatgaatTAGAtgacgcggtggcattttcgtaaataacatcacttttattagtgtggcgcgcttcattaaggATAAAAGGGTATTTTGACTTCTCTacacaaaacgccaaactcatAAATAAAACGCTACTAAAATCTCGCCTTAACCCACATAGCACACTTCATCCTAAtctaaacgccattagatataaaacgccaaactttgtttttaaccgaTAAAGCTGAGCAAACAGTATTGAAACGACAGAACTTAATTACTAGAATTTACTATAATAAAAATCGCGCCTAAAATACGCGCCAAAAACTTCCTATATAAACAACCTCTCAGACCTACTAAAAACCACACCAaaaacccaaacgccatattttcctctataccattcatcttagaaacgccaaaaaacccaaatatCAAAGATTCCAATCCATGTTTCATTGAGATACACTATTTTGTCAGTAAACTTTCACTCGATATAATGGGCAAGATCCTCAAtataaacgccaaaacatacaaaaaccacAAAATTTCAAAAACGTCATTTCATGGAGATTCAAttttgttctcaataaagtttagctcaacgggatggataacattgttagacatctttcttgACTGAGGATTAACATTGTTGTCCATCTCGtttagcaaaacattattgagtttagcATGACCAAATTAGAGATTTATGGTagttttatttagtggcgttgttttttttttttggcgtttgatTTGCTTGTCCGATCTTATATCGTTTGTTATGTAACTTCGAAGTAGCATGTTATGAACAAATAGGTCAAAAAAAAGATGGAAAAAATGATGTATAAATAATGATGTAAAACGCCAAACTGAGATCTGTCTGTGTTATGTAAGAGTgaaaaatacaaaacgccaaactactctTCACTGGCTCTCGAAGACCATCTGTGTGTGCTCTGTaagaatgaaaaatacaaaacgccaaactactctTCACTAGCTCTCGAAAACCTTGTCGATCTTCTTTTAATTACGGCCTGTTTGCATGTCGATGCGTAGTGTCCATAGCCTTTGCAGTTCTGACAATGTCTTTCTTTGGCCCCGGGTTTCGACTTTGATTTCTTTTTCTCGACTGCTATCTCCTGTTTAGATTTCAGGCGCTTTCGAGAACCAGAACCTTTGGATTTATACCCAACAGGGACTCTTATCAGATTCTCGTCGTTTTATATTGACCGGTTATCTCAGCAAATCTATCCCTAGTACTAGCCGGAGGAGCAACAATCTGCATATCTTGAACCTTCTTCATATAAGATTGAAcatgatccttgtataaggatagcTCCTCTTTATTACCAGAAAAATGGTTCAAAGTATATTCCGTTGAAAAAATAATATCTCGCATCATACTTTGCACATCGGGATCAAGCTCAGTCATATATTCACGACTAATTGAGTATTCGGGAGAGCAGTTTGGGGAAGCCTCTTTGCGCCATCTATTCAAaatgtattgttttggaaattcccTAATGTCCATAATTCTCAAAACATAGAATATATGTCTATATAGCAAACCAAACTGCTCAAAACGCTTGCATGAGCAACTGCATGTGCAATCAGACTTACGGAACATTACCTGAAAAAATGCCAAAAACAATATCTCTATAACGCCATGCACAGAATGTTtgtctaaaaaattaaaaaaacacaatGGATATGATAAAACGCCATTCACTGAAAACGCCATTGTTTACCTCAAATAAGGATGTACAAGGCTGCTGGAAgttatttatgtaaaacttaacaaacccattaGGCTGATCTTTGTAGCGTTGATTTATACAATCCGCAATTCCAATTAGCTCAGCTTGAACGTCACAAAAAATACTTTTTGTGTATATGTCAACAGCTTGGCCTTCCAACAATTGGTAATTACTCTTCAACTGGGGTCGTTTGTATCGAGATTCATGGTCATTTTTCTGGTGCGTGTGACGCTGTGCTTCTATTGCAGTTTCGTAATGAGTCATGAACTCAACAAGAGTAGCTTTCGAATTGCACACCTGATCAGAAAAATGATTCTCACTCTCCGACCTCGATGTCGTTCGCATAAGACCCGACATCTCTTCCATTCTATAGTATGCAGGGATCCAAGATCCCCTGGGTGCAAAAATATCAGATAGCCAGTCATTATCTACTAAATTGAACTCTCCGATAACCGCTTCCCATTTTGATTCAAACTCTTCTGGTGTGAGAATATCCGTCCACACAACACCACAAATACGTTCTTTGAAATTTGTGGAATTGCATAGCCTAACACCAACCTATGTATAACACGAAAACGCCATgcataaaaaaacatatatattacacaaagacaaaacttaattaaaaaaacagtaaCAAGGTACAGAACACCATGTATTTTAAAACGCATTGTATCCTAAAACGCCAAAGGTAAAAATAAGCATACCAACCTTCAGAGATAGTTTATGCATCACATGCCACATGCATAACTAATGCCTCGTGTCAACAAATACAGCATAAATAGCCTTCTTCATTGCTGGATCTTGGTCAGTGACAACAACTTTTGATTGAGAACAAACAACTTTTAGAAAAACTCTCAACAACCAATAAATATGTATCAGCAGTTTTCGACGCCAATAATGCAGCACCAAATGTAACATTGCAGTGATGATTGTCTATACCAGTGAACAGTACAAACACCATAGCATATCTGCATATGAAAACGCCATGAGAACTGAAACAATAAtaaaaacgccattgcatgtaaactaATAAAACTCCATTACATGTAAACTCATAAAAATGTCATTGCATGTAAActcataaaacgccaaaaaaacagaagaagttgaattataaaatattacttgttggaacgatacgtggcgtcaaacgaaatcacatcacCAAACACGTGGTAATTACGTTTGGCTTGATCGTCACACCAAAAAAGTCCCTTCAAATGATTCTCTTCGTTTGTGAAGTAATGGTACGTGAAATTAGGCTGGGAATGTTTTTTTTCATTCAAATGTCTCACAACCGTATCGGTGTCATATTCCCCTATAAACAAGTTAATTTGCCTCTTGCAGTTCTTAAATTCAACTTTACTGGCACACACGTCTTCAAAACCACCAAAACAagtcttcataacattaaacgccTTGACGGGACCTAAATTCAACTTAGACATGTTGTGTATAACATGCTTCTGGAGCTGAGTGAGATGTCATTCAGTTGGAAGAAAATGCTTATCAGGACGTTCAACAAGATCATGGTTGTGCTCCTCGACAAACTTATACACCTTCCATGATCTAGcctaaaaaaattacacctaaCAGTGCACAACAATCAGTCCTCTTTGAAAAGTTGGATCGCACAAATCGCTCCTTTTGATTGGTGTCCAACGTATCAATCTTCTTGTCCATATATAACCCAGATCTCGTACACAAGTAATACTTAATATGTAACATACCTTTAGAGTTTGTCTTTGTAGTCCCTTTCCTGACTGAAAACCCATACTCCTTGGCATACTTAACATACATTGAATAACAATCATCGAGGTTTGTGAATACCATGTCCATTGTGGGCTTTATTTCTTCACTAACGTCAGGAATGATAAATGGTAATCCAGTTTTGAGGCAGAGCCTTTGACTCGAGGAAGCAACTTCGTCTGAGAAAACACAATGAGGAacagaaaaatcagaaaaacgccattaaaaaatagaaaatgtcttgTAATAACATTATAgattaaaacgccattaattgaATAATGAACAAGACATAATAAACATATAATTTGAAAACGCCATGATGAAAATGCCAAAATACGCACACCAAAACTTTATTGATTAACAAAAATACTAATGCGACTTgataatgaaaacgccatgagatgaataattaaaaacacttaacaacataaataattaataaaaatataacagTGAAAACGCCATAGTTAACAAAACGGATATTTACACAAATTAACAAATAGTAATAGCTGATGTTTACAAATACTACTAAATAACATTCAAAACGAATCAAAGAGATGTAAAACGCCAATGATCATAAAAACATAAGATATATACTAGATCCTAAACgacaattaaaattaatattgAGAACTCCAATTATCAGTTCTTATTAACTGTTTAACTACTA encodes the following:
- the LOC110911047 gene encoding ras-related protein RABE1d-like; protein product: MLILAGTAIVNEAILTGESTPQWKSAKTNLNVEQVFFSIATDIKQRLTETDTKAEGLAEKYKKTVAQVVLRWGIQ
- the LOC110913444 gene encoding protein FAR1-RELATED SEQUENCE 1-like translates to MWHVMHKLSLKVGVRLCNSTNFKERICGVVWTDILTPEEFESKWEAVIGEFNLVDNDWLSDIFAPRGSWIPAYYRMEEMSGLMRTTSRSESENHFSDQVCNSKATLVEFMTHYETAIEAQRHTHQKNDHESRYKRPQLKSNYQLLEGQAVDIYTKSIFCDVQAELIGIADCINQRYKDQPNGFVKFYINNFQQPCTSLFEVMFRKSDCTCSCSCKRFEQFGLLYRHIFYVLRIMDIREFPKQYILNRWRKEASPNCSPEYSISREYMTELDPDVQSMMRDIIFSTEYTLNHFSGNKEELSLYKDHVQSYMKKVQDMQIVAPPASTRDRFAEITGQYKTTRI